The Camelus ferus isolate YT-003-E chromosome 32, BCGSAC_Cfer_1.0, whole genome shotgun sequence genome window below encodes:
- the YPEL1 gene encoding protein yippee-like 1 isoform X1: MGEVHVRSLHFSPIPMVWTVPHALCTTTALACVLQCFLCQRGRQSCRCPCASPELSEESPAEMVKMTKSKTFQAYLPNCHRTYSCVHCRAHLANHDELISKSFQGSQGRAYLFNSVVNVGCGPAEERVLLTGLHAVADIYCENCKTTLGWKYEHAFESSQKYKEGKFIIELAHMIKDNGWE, from the exons GTCGCTGCATTTTTCTCCCATCCCCATGGTGTGGACAGTGCCACACGCCCTCTGCACAACAACGGCTCTTGCATGCGTATTGCAGTGTTTCCTGTGTCAGAGAGGCCGGCAGAGCTGCAGATGCCCCTGCGCCAGCCCTGAGCTGAGCGAGGAGAGCCCCGCAGAGATGGTGAAGATGACCAAGTCCAAAACCTTCCAAGCTTATCTGCCAAACTGCCACCGGACATACAGCTGTGTCCACTGCAGAGCCCACCTGGCCAACCACGACGAGCTCATCTCCAAG TCCTTTCAGGGAAGTCAGGGACGAGCCTACCTCTTCAATTCCGT GGTGAACGTGGGCTGCGGCCCCGCGGAGGAGCGGGTCCTGCTCACCGGCCTGCACGCCGTGGCGGACATCTACTGTGAGAACTGCAAGACCACGCTCGGGTGGAAATAC GAGCACGCCTTTGAGAGCAGTCAGAAGTACAAGGAAGGGAAGTTCATCATTGAGCTCGCGCACATGATCAAAGACAACGGCTGGGAGTAA
- the YPEL1 gene encoding protein yippee-like 1 isoform X2: MVWTVPHALCTTTALACVLQCFLCQRGRQSCRCPCASPELSEESPAEMVKMTKSKTFQAYLPNCHRTYSCVHCRAHLANHDELISKSFQGSQGRAYLFNSVVNVGCGPAEERVLLTGLHAVADIYCENCKTTLGWKYEHAFESSQKYKEGKFIIELAHMIKDNGWE, from the exons ATGGTGTGGACAGTGCCACACGCCCTCTGCACAACAACGGCTCTTGCATGCGTATTGCAGTGTTTCCTGTGTCAGAGAGGCCGGCAGAGCTGCAGATGCCCCTGCGCCAGCCCTGAGCTGAGCGAGGAGAGCCCCGCAGAGATGGTGAAGATGACCAAGTCCAAAACCTTCCAAGCTTATCTGCCAAACTGCCACCGGACATACAGCTGTGTCCACTGCAGAGCCCACCTGGCCAACCACGACGAGCTCATCTCCAAG TCCTTTCAGGGAAGTCAGGGACGAGCCTACCTCTTCAATTCCGT GGTGAACGTGGGCTGCGGCCCCGCGGAGGAGCGGGTCCTGCTCACCGGCCTGCACGCCGTGGCGGACATCTACTGTGAGAACTGCAAGACCACGCTCGGGTGGAAATAC GAGCACGCCTTTGAGAGCAGTCAGAAGTACAAGGAAGGGAAGTTCATCATTGAGCTCGCGCACATGATCAAAGACAACGGCTGGGAGTAA